In a single window of the Mesorhizobium shangrilense genome:
- a CDS encoding ABC transporter substrate-binding protein: MTFRSETMKLNRAQFLRLLGGTAAAAMLPAGLALSPAAFAQEGGDLVVGISSDINTLDPQMSPSDVFRHSIRSTVFEALVFINPETLKADPLLADSWEIAADGLTATFKLKSGVTWHDGSPFTAADVVYSYKRVQDKNVGSPFAPQLVAVSAVEAVDDATVKLTLANPVPGILANLAVVQIVKEANIGAIGTAPIGTGPFKFANWAPGDRIRVERYAEHRSAPKVAAIEWRIVPDSQARLAGMQDGTLQMVALVEGKDVVQAQSAGIEVIQTKPYILYENFNINTKRAPFDDKRVRQALAYAFDRESYAKTVWFGFARPTINPVPPEMATYWADSATMYPFDLDKAAALLAEAGFTKDKPLKMEILTIQGFDSLKSMALILQDNLNRLGHQVTVRELEATVWLERVLTKPDYDITTDNFNTGPEDPASMFNSPNLAPTANVNQWNPDGYADLVKRAGAELDPGKQAELYHELQKLILEEMPQITVDHLPLFFLGAEGAKSLVIGPSGIDDYTKVTV; this comes from the coding sequence ATGACTTTTCGCAGTGAGACCATGAAACTGAACCGGGCGCAGTTCCTGCGCCTCCTCGGCGGTACGGCCGCCGCCGCCATGTTGCCGGCGGGGCTGGCGCTCAGCCCGGCGGCGTTCGCGCAGGAAGGCGGCGATCTCGTCGTCGGCATTTCCAGCGACATCAACACACTCGATCCGCAGATGTCGCCGAGCGACGTCTTCCGCCACAGCATCCGTTCGACGGTGTTCGAAGCCCTTGTCTTCATCAATCCGGAGACGCTGAAGGCCGATCCGCTCCTCGCGGACAGCTGGGAGATCGCGGCCGATGGACTGACCGCGACCTTCAAGCTGAAATCGGGCGTCACCTGGCACGACGGCTCGCCGTTCACCGCGGCCGACGTCGTCTATTCGTACAAGCGCGTTCAGGACAAGAACGTCGGCAGCCCGTTCGCGCCACAGCTGGTGGCCGTCTCCGCCGTGGAGGCTGTTGACGATGCTACGGTGAAGCTGACGCTCGCCAATCCGGTGCCCGGGATCCTTGCCAACCTGGCGGTTGTCCAGATCGTCAAGGAAGCCAACATCGGCGCCATCGGCACGGCGCCGATCGGCACCGGCCCGTTCAAATTCGCCAACTGGGCCCCGGGCGACCGTATCCGTGTCGAACGCTACGCCGAGCATCGCAGCGCGCCGAAGGTCGCCGCCATCGAATGGCGCATCGTGCCGGATTCGCAGGCCCGGCTCGCCGGCATGCAGGATGGCACGCTGCAGATGGTCGCGCTCGTCGAAGGCAAGGACGTCGTCCAGGCGCAGAGCGCCGGCATCGAGGTCATCCAGACCAAGCCCTACATCCTCTACGAGAACTTCAACATCAACACCAAGCGCGCGCCCTTCGACGACAAGCGCGTACGCCAGGCGCTCGCCTACGCCTTCGACCGCGAGAGCTACGCCAAGACCGTCTGGTTCGGCTTCGCGCGTCCGACCATCAATCCGGTGCCGCCGGAAATGGCGACCTACTGGGCGGATTCGGCAACGATGTATCCGTTCGATCTCGACAAGGCCGCGGCGCTTCTCGCCGAGGCCGGGTTCACCAAGGACAAGCCGCTGAAGATGGAGATTCTCACCATCCAGGGCTTCGATTCGCTGAAGTCGATGGCGCTGATCCTCCAGGACAACCTGAACCGGCTCGGGCATCAGGTGACGGTCAGGGAGCTGGAGGCGACCGTCTGGCTGGAGCGTGTGCTGACCAAGCCCGACTACGACATCACCACAGACAACTTCAACACCGGTCCCGAGGACCCGGCGAGCATGTTCAACTCGCCGAACCTGGCGCCGACAGCCAACGTGAACCAGTGGAACCCGGACGGCTATGCCGATCTGGTCAAGCGCGCGGGCGCTGAACTCGATCCGGGCAAGCAGGCCGAACTCTACCACGAACTGCAGAAGCTGATCCTCGAGGAGATGCCGCAGATCACGGTCGACCACCTGCCGCTTTTCTTCCTGGGCGCCGAGGGAGCGAAGTCGCTGGTCATCGGGCCGAGCGGGATCGATGACTATACGAAGGTCACAGTATAG
- a CDS encoding ABC transporter ATP-binding protein, translating to MSASQRPLVSIRDLRKVFPIRGGPFRRIQRHLHAVDGVSFDIAEGETLGLVGESGCGKSTLARCVARLAEPSDGSVVFAGEDITHRTMREMRPLRRRIQLIFQDPMASLNPRKKVGSILRDALRIQGVAGSRQEERARVSALLEQVGLSPAYADRLPRELSGGQRQRIGIARALALEPGLIVADEPVSALDVSVQAQILNLMKDLQEQLGLTILFISHDLGVIRHVSDRIGVMYLGKLVELAPANAFYEAPLHPYSRALLAAVPLPDPEARGRSGKGIEGDIPSPLNPPSGCRFHTRCPIAQDICARLEPALEDHGGGRLAACHFASTEARGGQADVADPHVVT from the coding sequence ATGAGTGCGAGCCAACGGCCCCTGGTAAGTATCCGGGACCTGCGAAAGGTCTTCCCTATCCGCGGTGGCCCGTTCCGCCGGATTCAGCGCCATCTGCATGCGGTCGACGGCGTCAGCTTCGACATTGCCGAAGGCGAGACGCTGGGGCTGGTGGGCGAATCCGGCTGCGGAAAGTCCACCCTCGCGCGCTGCGTCGCCCGGCTGGCGGAACCGAGCGACGGCAGCGTGGTGTTCGCGGGCGAGGACATCACCCACCGCACGATGCGCGAGATGCGACCGCTGCGTCGACGGATCCAGCTCATCTTCCAGGATCCGATGGCGAGTCTCAATCCACGCAAGAAAGTCGGCTCGATCCTGCGCGACGCCTTGCGCATCCAGGGTGTCGCCGGCTCGCGGCAGGAGGAGCGCGCGCGCGTTTCGGCGCTGCTCGAACAAGTGGGCCTTTCCCCGGCCTATGCCGACCGGCTGCCGCGCGAGCTGTCCGGCGGGCAGCGTCAGCGTATCGGCATCGCGCGCGCCCTCGCACTGGAACCCGGGCTCATTGTCGCCGACGAGCCCGTTTCCGCGCTCGATGTTTCGGTGCAGGCGCAGATCCTCAACCTGATGAAGGACCTGCAGGAGCAACTCGGCCTGACGATCCTGTTCATCTCGCACGACCTTGGCGTCATCCGGCACGTCTCGGACCGCATCGGCGTCATGTATCTTGGCAAGCTGGTGGAGCTGGCGCCGGCAAACGCCTTCTATGAAGCGCCGTTGCATCCATATTCCAGGGCGCTGCTGGCCGCCGTCCCGTTGCCGGACCCCGAGGCTCGGGGACGTTCGGGCAAAGGTATCGAAGGCGACATTCCGAGCCCGCTCAACCCGCCGTCGGGATGCCGGTTTCACACGCGCTGCCCGATCGCGCAGGACATTTGCGCGCGGCTCGAGCCTGCGCTGGAGGATCATGGGGGAGGGCGGTTGGCCGCGTGCCATTTCGCATCCACCGAGGCAAGGGGAGGCCAAGCGGACGTCGCAGATCCGCATGTTGTCACGTGA
- the pip gene encoding prolyl aminopeptidase, whose translation MVLEDALFPELEPYDSGMLAVSDGHALYYEQCGNPGGRPIVFLHGGPGGGCKPRHRRYYDPSIWRIVLFDQRGCGRSAPHGVIDNNTTQHLVDDIEVLRQKLGIERWVISGGSWGSFLSLAYAESHPERCEALLIRGIFLGRAIERDWWWGGTRWLFPAEWERFRDALPVDERDDLLTGYAKRLFDPDPAVHLPAAKAFATYNASTLLFRYDAEFVAQSSQADKALPVARLFTNYCRNDFFVEDGQLLADIGRIRHLPAIIVQGRYDVITPARSAWDLARAWPEAEFEIVTDANHSIEEPAMAAALVAAQARLAKRLEVGW comes from the coding sequence ATGGTTCTGGAGGACGCACTTTTCCCGGAGTTGGAGCCGTACGACAGCGGCATGCTGGCCGTTTCGGACGGACACGCTCTCTACTACGAACAGTGCGGCAATCCTGGCGGGCGTCCCATCGTCTTCCTGCACGGCGGCCCGGGGGGCGGCTGCAAGCCCCGCCATCGCCGCTACTACGATCCGTCCATCTGGCGCATCGTACTCTTCGACCAGCGCGGCTGCGGGCGCTCGGCGCCGCATGGCGTCATCGACAACAACACGACGCAGCATCTGGTCGATGACATCGAGGTGCTTCGCCAAAAACTCGGCATTGAGCGCTGGGTGATCAGCGGCGGTTCGTGGGGCAGCTTCCTCAGCCTTGCCTACGCAGAGAGCCATCCCGAAAGATGCGAGGCGCTGCTGATCCGCGGCATCTTCCTCGGCCGCGCCATCGAGCGCGACTGGTGGTGGGGAGGGACGCGCTGGCTGTTCCCCGCGGAATGGGAGAGGTTCCGCGACGCCCTGCCGGTCGACGAGCGGGACGACCTGCTGACCGGCTATGCGAAGCGGCTGTTCGATCCGGATCCAGCCGTGCATCTCCCGGCGGCGAAGGCCTTCGCCACCTACAACGCGTCGACGCTCCTATTCCGCTACGATGCCGAGTTCGTCGCCCAGTCGAGCCAGGCCGACAAGGCCCTGCCGGTGGCGCGGCTGTTCACCAACTATTGCCGCAACGACTTCTTCGTCGAGGACGGCCAGCTCCTGGCCGACATCGGCCGCATCAGGCACCTGCCGGCGATCATCGTGCAGGGGCGCTACGACGTCATCACGCCGGCGCGCAGCGCGTGGGATCTGGCGCGCGCGTGGCCCGAAGCGGAGTTCGAGATCGTCACCGACGCCAACCATTCCATCGAGGAGCCGGCGATGGCGGCAGCGCTGGTCGCTGCGCAGGCCCGCCTCGCCAAACGCCTGGAGGTAGGTTGGTGA
- a CDS encoding mandelate racemase/muconate lactonizing enzyme family protein, producing the protein MKVDSVDFFYVAMPEVTTEADGSQDALVVRVSAGGHVGWGECEAAPLPSIAAFVSPMSHGACRPVSDSVLGQTLDGPDDIRRMSAALAFNSMDLLQAAHTWSGIEMAMWDLLGHARGVPAWKLLGYDAAYPKIPYASVLFGTTPQGTLERAREMRGRGFRAVKFGWAPFGDSLAGDIAHLDAAREGLGPDGILLIDAGQIFGEDVDAAAARLDAMERNRVTFFEEPFHGSAYGAYGALRDRVKTVKTAGGEAAHNRYMAEHLIDFGRVGYIQIDCGRIGGLWPAKQVADYAAARGVTYINHTFTSNLALSASLQPFAGLKDHVICEYPTTLKQLAVDLTRNHIAPNANGEIEVPDAPGLGIEVNTDALKQYKVDVEIKVGGKTLFSTSAN; encoded by the coding sequence ATGAAAGTCGATAGCGTTGATTTCTTCTATGTCGCGATGCCGGAGGTGACCACCGAGGCTGACGGCAGCCAAGACGCGCTGGTGGTGCGCGTCAGCGCCGGCGGGCATGTCGGCTGGGGCGAGTGCGAGGCGGCTCCGCTGCCGTCCATTGCGGCGTTCGTCAGCCCGATGTCGCACGGCGCCTGCCGCCCGGTATCGGACTCGGTGCTGGGTCAGACGCTGGACGGGCCGGACGACATCCGCCGCATGTCGGCGGCGCTCGCCTTCAACAGTATGGACCTGCTGCAGGCGGCGCACACCTGGTCGGGCATCGAGATGGCGATGTGGGACCTGCTCGGCCACGCCCGCGGCGTACCCGCCTGGAAGCTGCTCGGTTATGACGCCGCCTATCCGAAGATCCCCTATGCATCGGTGCTGTTCGGCACGACGCCGCAGGGCACGCTGGAGCGCGCCAGGGAAATGCGCGGGCGTGGGTTCCGGGCCGTCAAGTTCGGCTGGGCTCCGTTCGGCGATTCGCTGGCGGGCGACATCGCACACCTGGATGCAGCGCGCGAGGGCCTTGGCCCCGACGGCATCCTGCTGATCGACGCCGGCCAGATCTTCGGCGAGGACGTCGATGCCGCCGCCGCGCGCCTCGACGCCATGGAGCGCAACCGTGTCACCTTCTTCGAGGAGCCCTTCCACGGCTCGGCCTACGGCGCCTACGGGGCGCTGCGCGACCGCGTGAAGACGGTAAAGACCGCCGGCGGCGAGGCCGCCCACAACCGCTACATGGCCGAGCACCTGATCGACTTCGGCCGCGTCGGCTACATCCAGATCGACTGCGGCCGCATCGGCGGCCTGTGGCCGGCCAAGCAGGTGGCCGACTACGCCGCCGCACGTGGCGTCACCTACATCAACCACACCTTCACGTCGAACCTCGCGCTCAGCGCCTCGCTGCAGCCTTTCGCCGGGCTGAAGGACCATGTGATCTGCGAGTATCCGACGACGCTGAAGCAGCTCGCCGTCGACCTGACGCGCAACCACATCGCGCCGAACGCGAACGGCGAAATCGAGGTGCCCGACGCGCCGGGCCTGGGCATCGAGGTCAATACGGACGCACTGAAGCAGTACAAAGTGGACGTCGAGATCAAGGTCGGCGGTAAGACGCTGTTCTCGACGTCGGCGAACTAG
- a CDS encoding ABC transporter ATP-binding protein, with protein sequence MSAHVIGQPLLDVRNLSVSLRDAHDAVLVNDVSFSVSPGEVVCIVGESGCGKTVTARSIIGLNRTDPNFRLSGQVVFEGQDLLALDEHAMRRLRGSRMAMIFQDPMSSLNPLHRIGAQIDEALSIHTEMGRGERRLRTLELLAQVGIPNPEVRIDNYPHQFSGGMRQRAMIAIALAGNPALLIADEPTTALDVTMQKQILLLLARLRAGYGMAVIFITHDLGVVAEIADRVLVMYAGRCVESGPVREVFRSPQHPYTAGLLASIPAANRLKTSRLPSIRGAPPLLAEGKPEGCAFRPRCDHAFGRCLEEPPLAAAGDADHLDRCWLSPVAKQHLAQRPAGGTAS encoded by the coding sequence GTGAGCGCACACGTCATCGGCCAACCCCTGCTCGACGTGCGCAACCTCAGCGTGAGCTTGAGGGACGCCCATGACGCCGTACTGGTCAATGACGTGTCGTTCTCCGTGTCGCCGGGCGAAGTCGTCTGCATCGTTGGCGAGTCGGGATGCGGGAAAACGGTGACCGCGCGCTCGATCATCGGCCTGAACCGGACCGATCCGAATTTTCGTCTGTCGGGCCAGGTCGTCTTCGAAGGCCAGGATCTGCTCGCTCTCGACGAGCACGCGATGCGCCGCTTGCGCGGTTCGCGCATGGCGATGATCTTCCAGGACCCGATGAGCAGCCTCAACCCGCTGCACCGCATCGGCGCCCAGATCGATGAGGCGTTGTCGATCCACACAGAAATGGGTCGCGGCGAGCGACGGCTGCGCACGCTTGAGCTCCTCGCACAGGTCGGCATCCCCAATCCCGAGGTGCGCATCGACAACTATCCGCATCAGTTCTCCGGCGGGATGCGCCAGCGTGCGATGATAGCGATCGCGCTTGCCGGCAATCCGGCCCTGCTGATCGCCGACGAACCGACCACCGCGCTCGACGTGACCATGCAGAAGCAGATCCTGCTTCTGCTTGCGCGGCTGCGCGCCGGATACGGGATGGCGGTGATCTTCATCACGCATGATCTCGGAGTCGTCGCGGAGATCGCGGATCGCGTGCTCGTCATGTACGCCGGGCGCTGCGTCGAGAGCGGTCCCGTGCGCGAGGTCTTCCGTTCGCCGCAGCACCCCTACACGGCCGGCCTGCTCGCTTCGATCCCGGCCGCAAATCGCCTGAAGACGAGTCGCCTGCCTTCGATCAGGGGAGCGCCGCCGTTGTTGGCGGAGGGCAAGCCGGAAGGCTGCGCCTTTCGTCCGCGCTGCGATCACGCCTTTGGCCGCTGCCTGGAGGAGCCGCCATTGGCGGCCGCCGGAGATGCGGACCATCTCGATCGGTGCTGGCTTTCGCCGGTGGCGAAGCAGCATCTGGCTCAACGCCCGGCTGGCGGGACGGCGTCATGA
- a CDS encoding ROK family transcriptional regulator, protein MALRGTNQEFGRPYNRRIVLESIRLHGPTTRGDIAERVGLTVQTVSTIVRELEDQGFILSLRDEPKGRGLPPATLRINPEGGYAVGIHVTPLGINTALINLSGEVVESAYREAPNATPDEAFALIAAMTPELTRRKAGGRILGVGMALPGPFDVESMSFVGPTTMAGWKDVALKERLAEATGLPAFLETDMAAAALGEQLYGLGTEFAEYYYLYFGVGLGGAMVHEGVVMRGAWGNAGEIGHIPVVPGGESCPCGNRGCLERYVSLEALGRWEGGSAEWVEAVAPIFRNAVATIENLFDPQTVILGGLAPTGLLEQLADAAAQDLPNSVSARRDRKTPRVIVARGGTQTVLLGAAALAVSGVLSPRFGQMFAAERANGREAPAAKGIAA, encoded by the coding sequence ATGGCGCTGCGGGGGACAAACCAGGAGTTCGGGCGGCCGTACAACCGGCGCATCGTCCTGGAATCGATCCGCCTCCATGGGCCGACCACGCGTGGCGACATCGCCGAGCGCGTCGGCCTTACCGTTCAGACAGTCTCCACCATCGTTCGTGAACTCGAGGACCAGGGTTTCATCCTGTCGCTGCGCGACGAGCCCAAGGGGCGCGGCCTGCCGCCGGCAACGCTCAGGATCAATCCGGAGGGCGGATACGCCGTCGGCATCCATGTGACGCCGCTTGGCATCAACACGGCGCTCATCAATCTCAGCGGCGAGGTGGTGGAGAGCGCCTATCGTGAAGCGCCGAATGCAACGCCGGACGAGGCCTTCGCCCTCATCGCCGCCATGACGCCGGAGCTGACCCGACGCAAGGCGGGCGGGCGCATTCTTGGCGTCGGCATGGCGCTGCCCGGTCCCTTCGACGTCGAGTCGATGAGCTTCGTCGGCCCGACGACGATGGCCGGATGGAAGGACGTGGCGCTGAAGGAGCGGCTGGCGGAGGCGACCGGACTGCCCGCCTTCCTCGAGACGGACATGGCGGCGGCCGCGCTCGGCGAACAGCTGTACGGGCTCGGAACCGAGTTCGCGGAATACTACTATCTCTATTTCGGCGTCGGGCTCGGCGGCGCGATGGTGCACGAAGGCGTCGTCATGCGCGGGGCCTGGGGCAATGCCGGCGAGATCGGGCACATCCCGGTCGTGCCGGGCGGCGAGTCCTGCCCGTGCGGCAATCGCGGCTGCCTGGAACGCTACGTCTCGCTGGAGGCGCTTGGCCGCTGGGAAGGCGGCAGCGCCGAATGGGTGGAGGCGGTGGCGCCGATCTTCCGCAACGCCGTCGCCACGATCGAGAATCTGTTCGACCCGCAGACAGTCATCCTGGGCGGGCTGGCGCCGACCGGACTGTTGGAGCAACTGGCGGATGCTGCCGCGCAAGACCTCCCGAATTCTGTCTCCGCGCGGCGGGACCGCAAGACGCCGCGGGTGATCGTGGCGCGTGGCGGCACGCAGACCGTGCTGCTCGGCGCCGCCGCGCTCGCGGTATCTGGCGTGCTGTCGCCGCGCTTCGGCCAGATGTTCGCGGCCGAGCGCGCAAACGGGCGCGAAGCGCCTGCAGCCAAGGGGATTGCTGCATGA
- a CDS encoding ABC transporter permease — translation MGAFLFGRVVGGLVTLFCVSALAFFATALAPGNPASVLLGNMATPERVEAVTRQMGLDQPLPMRYLLWLKETLQGNLGTSNLSFKPVNDLLLAALPPTLELALASLVLAVAVALPLGLVLAQNRSRWWSRPTSALVTLGISVPGFWVGLLLIITFSVWLKLLPSAGYVPLSRSVTGNLHSMVLPVITLAIYLVPSLVRFVRVTAIEVLGEGYVDTARAKGVRPLAILLRHVAPNTLITTITYIGLQLGVLISGAIVVEVIFSIPGIGRLGMNAVLNRDYPVIQGVVLVAACGYVLVNLLIDLAYAFIDPRVRTR, via the coding sequence ATGGGAGCATTCCTCTTCGGTCGTGTCGTGGGCGGGCTGGTGACGCTGTTCTGCGTCAGCGCTCTCGCCTTTTTCGCGACTGCACTCGCGCCCGGCAACCCCGCCTCGGTGTTGCTGGGCAATATGGCGACGCCCGAGCGCGTGGAGGCGGTCACTCGGCAGATGGGGCTCGATCAGCCGCTGCCCATGCGCTACCTGCTGTGGCTGAAGGAAACACTGCAGGGCAACCTCGGCACGTCGAACCTGAGCTTCAAGCCGGTCAACGATCTGTTGCTGGCGGCGCTGCCGCCGACGCTCGAGCTGGCGCTCGCCAGCCTCGTCCTCGCCGTCGCGGTCGCGTTGCCGCTGGGTCTAGTCCTGGCGCAGAACCGCAGCCGCTGGTGGAGCCGGCCGACCTCGGCGCTGGTCACGCTCGGCATTTCAGTACCCGGCTTCTGGGTCGGACTGCTGCTCATCATCACCTTCTCCGTCTGGCTAAAACTCCTGCCGTCGGCCGGCTACGTGCCGCTATCGCGCAGCGTGACCGGCAACCTGCATTCCATGGTCCTGCCCGTGATCACGCTGGCGATCTATCTCGTGCCCTCGCTGGTGCGCTTCGTCCGCGTGACCGCCATCGAGGTTCTCGGCGAGGGATATGTCGACACCGCGCGCGCCAAGGGCGTGCGGCCCTTGGCTATCCTGCTGAGGCACGTCGCGCCCAACACGCTGATCACCACGATCACCTACATCGGCCTCCAGCTCGGCGTGCTCATCTCGGGCGCCATCGTCGTCGAGGTCATCTTCTCTATCCCCGGCATCGGCCGGCTTGGCATGAACGCTGTGCTCAACCGCGACTACCCCGTCATCCAGGGCGTCGTGCTGGTCGCCGCCTGCGGCTACGTCCTGGTCAATCTGCTGATCGACCTGGCCTATGCCTTCATCGACCCGAGGGTGAGGACACGATGA
- a CDS encoding ABC transporter permease — protein sequence MSVGSQPSRRAARRNVLGFLARRSPFALALVSLFVVAALVGPLVAPHSMTDTNLAMALQGPSSAHWLGTDPLGRDVLSRLLGASRVAAQAFLIVVLIGGVIGTALGLIAGGRGGLVDLVVSRVTEILQGFPTILVAIVIVALLNPSLTNAMVAVGLAAIPDFARVSRSVAIQLRDREFIEAARGLGASEWRILWSEVLPNMVGPLIVIASFDGAQAILWEASLSFLGLGVQPPAPSFGSMLREAHSYLAIQPFLAVIVGLAVSGFILGLNLLGDALGDYFDQSRR from the coding sequence ATGTCTGTCGGTTCCCAGCCTTCCAGGCGTGCAGCGCGCAGGAACGTGCTTGGCTTCCTTGCTCGCCGCTCGCCATTCGCGCTGGCGCTCGTGAGCCTGTTTGTCGTGGCGGCGCTGGTCGGACCGCTCGTTGCGCCGCATTCGATGACGGACACCAATCTGGCGATGGCGTTGCAGGGCCCGAGTTCAGCGCATTGGCTGGGAACCGATCCGCTCGGCCGCGATGTGCTCAGTCGCCTGCTCGGGGCATCGCGCGTGGCGGCGCAGGCCTTCTTGATCGTCGTGCTCATCGGCGGCGTGATCGGGACGGCGCTTGGACTGATTGCCGGCGGGCGTGGCGGCCTTGTCGACCTGGTCGTGTCGCGCGTCACCGAAATCCTGCAGGGATTTCCGACGATCCTGGTCGCCATCGTCATCGTCGCCCTGCTGAACCCCTCGCTCACCAACGCGATGGTGGCCGTCGGGCTGGCGGCGATCCCGGATTTCGCGCGCGTGTCGCGCAGCGTGGCGATCCAGCTGCGCGACCGCGAGTTCATCGAGGCCGCGCGCGGGCTGGGCGCCAGCGAGTGGCGGATACTCTGGAGCGAGGTGCTTCCGAACATGGTCGGCCCGCTGATCGTCATCGCCAGCTTCGACGGCGCGCAGGCCATCCTGTGGGAGGCCTCATTGAGCTTTCTTGGTCTTGGCGTGCAGCCGCCGGCGCCATCCTTCGGCTCGATGCTGCGCGAGGCCCACAGTTACCTCGCGATCCAGCCCTTTCTGGCCGTCATTGTCGGCCTCGCGGTCTCCGGCTTCATCCTGGGGCTCAACCTTCTGGGTGACGCGCTCGGCGACTATTTCGATCAGTCGAGGCGGTAG
- a CDS encoding ATP-binding cassette domain-containing protein yields MTEPLLVLDDIRKNFGAIEALKGISFSIGKGEVVALLGDNGAGKSTLVKIISGGLEPTSGRMLFGGQEFLAKSPAEAKAAGIETVYQDLSLCTNVDVVANFFMGREITRKVLGIPVLDERAMEEVAGNALANAGTRIPSLRTNVEHLSGGQRQAIELNRFVHWGGKLVLLDEPFAALGVEQTRRGLDMIRQVAAQGIGVVIITHIMQQAFQVADRIVVIRHGVVAGDVPCSQTSPDAVVRMITGETPAGAGPAG; encoded by the coding sequence ATGACCGAGCCGTTGCTCGTCCTCGATGACATCCGCAAGAATTTCGGCGCCATCGAGGCGCTGAAAGGCATCAGCTTCTCGATCGGCAAGGGAGAGGTGGTGGCGCTGCTCGGCGACAACGGGGCGGGCAAGTCGACGCTGGTCAAGATCATTTCCGGCGGGCTGGAGCCAACGTCCGGGCGCATGCTGTTCGGAGGCCAGGAGTTCCTGGCCAAATCTCCCGCCGAGGCGAAGGCGGCCGGCATCGAGACGGTCTATCAAGATCTGTCGCTCTGCACGAATGTCGACGTCGTCGCCAACTTCTTCATGGGCCGCGAGATCACCCGCAAGGTGCTCGGCATCCCGGTGCTGGACGAGCGTGCGATGGAGGAGGTGGCAGGCAATGCGCTCGCCAATGCAGGTACACGCATTCCCTCGCTCAGAACGAATGTCGAGCACCTGTCCGGAGGCCAGCGGCAGGCGATCGAACTCAACCGCTTCGTCCACTGGGGCGGCAAGCTGGTGCTGCTCGACGAGCCGTTCGCCGCACTCGGCGTCGAGCAGACGCGGCGCGGCCTCGACATGATCCGCCAGGTGGCGGCCCAGGGTATCGGCGTCGTCATCATCACCCACATCATGCAGCAGGCATTCCAGGTCGCCGACCGGATCGTCGTGATCCGGCATGGCGTGGTCGCGGGCGATGTCCCGTGCAGTCAAACCAGCCCCGATGCGGTGGTCAGGATGATCACCGGGGAAACACCCGCCGGCGCCGGACCGGCAGGCTGA
- a CDS encoding sugar ABC transporter substrate-binding protein, whose translation MKRLLLSALGVVAVAAAMLTPAFAQSKGTVYYLVPTLLDEFQTGSVSALEMFLKQVGYDMKSLNADNKTDQQQSQMNDVIALKPSAVVLAAVDFNALKPSIEAARAAGIPVVEFDRQITSTPSDFTSVAGTVEIGHVAAEQAEKLLTAKNGSVKGKILQVLGDPGDPYTLDIQKGFEEKMKEYPEVTIISHPAMLWAADAAGTIVNDQLIANPDIDLIFSHAAHLSVAGVASLEAAGKKPGDIMMMSSNGAPVGLDLIRKGWLNVEVEQPLYAQAAAVAMFMDKVVNKQEIKAGNYDVLGLPSVVTIEAWGPNIKIPGAAIDKSNVDNPAFWGNMKPPADTVKAVE comes from the coding sequence ATGAAACGACTACTTCTTTCTGCGTTGGGCGTGGTGGCAGTCGCCGCTGCGATGCTGACGCCGGCCTTCGCCCAGTCGAAGGGAACCGTCTACTACCTCGTGCCGACCCTGCTCGACGAGTTCCAGACCGGCTCGGTGAGCGCGCTGGAAATGTTCCTGAAGCAGGTCGGCTACGACATGAAGTCGCTCAACGCCGACAACAAGACGGACCAGCAGCAGAGCCAGATGAACGACGTCATTGCCTTGAAGCCGTCGGCGGTGGTGCTCGCCGCTGTCGATTTCAACGCGCTGAAGCCGTCCATCGAGGCGGCGCGCGCGGCCGGCATCCCGGTGGTCGAGTTCGACAGGCAGATCACCTCGACACCCTCGGACTTTACCTCTGTTGCCGGCACGGTCGAGATCGGTCATGTGGCGGCTGAGCAGGCCGAGAAGCTGCTGACCGCGAAGAACGGATCGGTGAAGGGCAAGATCCTGCAGGTGCTGGGAGATCCCGGCGACCCCTACACCCTCGACATCCAGAAGGGCTTCGAGGAAAAGATGAAGGAATACCCCGAAGTTACCATCATCTCGCATCCGGCGATGCTGTGGGCTGCGGATGCGGCTGGCACCATCGTGAACGACCAGCTCATCGCCAATCCCGACATCGACCTGATCTTCAGCCACGCCGCGCATCTCTCGGTCGCCGGCGTCGCCTCGCTCGAAGCCGCCGGCAAGAAGCCCGGCGACATCATGATGATGAGCTCGAACGGCGCACCGGTCGGCCTCGACCTGATCCGCAAGGGCTGGCTGAACGTCGAGGTGGAGCAGCCGCTCTACGCGCAGGCGGCGGCGGTCGCCATGTTCATGGACAAGGTGGTCAACAAGCAGGAGATCAAGGCCGGCAACTACGACGTGCTCGGCCTGCCTTCGGTGGTGACCATCGAGGCCTGGGGCCCGAACATCAAGATCCCAGGCGCTGCCATCGACAAGAGCAACGTCGATAACCCGGCCTTCTGGGGCAACATGAAGCCGCCCGCGGATACCGTGAAGGCGGTGGAGTGA